One window of the Parasphingopyxis algicola genome contains the following:
- a CDS encoding alpha-ketoacid dehydrogenase subunit beta, which produces MSRDDNATTQRNMIQAINSAMDVAMERDDNVCVFGEDVGYYGGVFRATAGLQEKYGKTRSFDTPINECGIIGVAVGMAAYGMRPVAEIQFADYIYPGLDQLVSEAARLRYRSAGEFTAPLTIRTPFGGGIFGGQTHSQSPESIFTHICGVKTVIPSTPYDAKGLLIAAIEDPDPVVFFEPKRIYNGPFDGHYDTPVEPWSKHPASDVPDGHYVIPLGKANVLREGSAVTMLCYGTMVHVTMAAVEQLGIDAEVIDLRSLLPLDIETIEESIRKTGRCVVVHEATRTSGFGAELAALVQERCFYHLEAPIQRVTGYDTPYPHSLEWAYFPGPVRLRLAIERVMEDVSGEV; this is translated from the coding sequence ATGAGCAGGGACGATAACGCCACCACCCAGCGCAACATGATCCAGGCGATCAACAGCGCGATGGACGTCGCCATGGAGCGCGACGACAATGTCTGCGTGTTCGGCGAGGATGTCGGCTATTATGGCGGCGTCTTTCGCGCGACCGCCGGGCTTCAGGAGAAGTACGGCAAGACGCGCAGCTTCGATACGCCGATCAACGAATGCGGCATTATCGGCGTGGCAGTCGGCATGGCGGCTTATGGCATGCGCCCGGTCGCCGAGATCCAGTTCGCCGATTACATTTATCCCGGTCTGGACCAGCTGGTCTCGGAGGCTGCGCGGCTGCGCTATCGCTCGGCGGGCGAGTTCACCGCGCCGCTGACGATCCGCACGCCGTTCGGCGGCGGCATCTTCGGTGGACAGACGCACAGCCAGTCGCCCGAAAGCATCTTCACCCATATCTGCGGCGTGAAGACGGTGATCCCGTCGACGCCCTATGATGCCAAGGGGCTGCTCATCGCGGCCATCGAGGATCCCGATCCGGTCGTTTTCTTCGAGCCCAAGCGCATCTATAACGGCCCGTTCGACGGCCATTACGATACGCCGGTCGAGCCCTGGTCCAAACATCCGGCGAGCGATGTGCCGGACGGCCATTATGTGATCCCGCTCGGCAAGGCGAATGTGCTGCGCGAAGGCAGCGCGGTGACGATGCTCTGCTACGGCACGATGGTGCATGTGACGATGGCCGCGGTCGAGCAACTCGGCATCGATGCCGAAGTTATCGACCTGCGCTCGCTTCTCCCGCTCGACATCGAGACCATAGAGGAATCGATCAGGAAGACCGGGCGCTGCGTGGTCGTGCACGAGGCGACGCGCACCTCCGGGTTCGGCGCCGAACTCGCCGCGCTCGTGCAGGAACGCTGCTTCTATCATCTCGAAGCGCCGATCCAGCGCGTGACGGGCTATGACACGCCCTATCCGCATAGCCTGGAATGGGCCTATTTCCCGGGGCCGGTGCGGCTCCGCCTGGCAATCGAACGCGTCATGGAGGACGTCAGTGGCGAAGTATAA
- a CDS encoding dihydrolipoamide acetyltransferase family protein, which yields MAKYKFKLPDIGEGIAEAEIVAWHVEVGDEIEEDQGIADMMTDKATVEMESPVSGTVVELNGEEGEMLAIGSILAVIETDDIPDEDEEAAIAEKVKAQADEQGADAEEADEEPEAEAPEPAPAKEPEPAAEVPAEPQNRERILASPAVRQRARDLGVDLAQVEPHGDRIRHADLDAYLTYGAGQGYQAPGRSRKRENEEIKVIGLRRRIAENMAASKRHIPHFTYVEEIDVTELEDMRGDLNGSRGDRPKLTVLPFIVAAICKTVPDFPMINATYDDEGGKVTRHGAVHLGMATQTDTGLIVPVIRDAQDKNVWQLAQEIARLSEAARTGKAKSEELSGGTLTLTSLGPLGGIATTPVINRPEVAIIGPNKIVERPAIVNGELEARKQMNLSISCDHRVVDGYDAASYVQALKKLLETPVLIFAD from the coding sequence GTGGCGAAGTATAAATTCAAGCTCCCCGATATCGGCGAAGGCATTGCCGAGGCCGAGATCGTCGCCTGGCACGTAGAGGTCGGCGACGAGATCGAGGAGGATCAGGGCATTGCCGACATGATGACCGACAAGGCGACGGTCGAGATGGAATCCCCGGTCAGCGGCACGGTCGTCGAGCTGAACGGCGAAGAGGGCGAGATGCTGGCCATCGGGTCCATCCTCGCGGTGATCGAAACGGACGATATTCCCGACGAGGACGAAGAGGCGGCGATCGCCGAAAAGGTGAAGGCGCAGGCCGACGAACAAGGGGCTGATGCTGAGGAAGCGGACGAGGAGCCGGAAGCCGAGGCGCCGGAACCCGCTCCTGCGAAGGAACCGGAACCGGCGGCGGAAGTGCCCGCCGAACCGCAGAACCGGGAGCGCATCCTGGCCTCGCCGGCGGTGCGCCAGCGCGCCCGCGATCTCGGTGTCGATCTTGCGCAGGTCGAGCCGCACGGCGACCGGATCCGTCATGCCGATCTCGACGCCTATCTGACCTATGGCGCGGGCCAGGGCTATCAGGCGCCCGGCCGCTCGCGGAAACGCGAAAACGAGGAGATCAAGGTGATCGGCCTCCGGCGCCGGATCGCCGAAAATATGGCTGCGTCGAAGCGTCACATCCCGCATTTCACCTATGTCGAGGAAATCGACGTTACCGAGCTCGAGGACATGCGCGGCGACCTCAACGGTTCGCGCGGCGACCGGCCCAAGCTCACCGTGCTGCCCTTCATCGTCGCGGCGATCTGCAAGACCGTGCCCGACTTTCCGATGATCAACGCGACCTATGACGACGAGGGCGGCAAGGTCACGCGGCACGGCGCGGTCCATCTCGGCATGGCGACGCAGACCGATACCGGCCTGATCGTGCCGGTGATCCGCGATGCGCAGGACAAGAATGTCTGGCAGCTGGCGCAGGAAATCGCGCGGCTTTCGGAAGCGGCGCGGACCGGCAAGGCGAAGAGCGAGGAGCTGTCGGGCGGTACGCTGACGCTGACCTCGCTCGGCCCGCTCGGCGGTATCGCGACCACGCCCGTCATCAACCGGCCCGAGGTCGCGATCATCGGCCCGAACAAGATCGTCGAACGCCCGGCCATCGTGAATGGCGAACTCGAAGCGCGCAAGCAGATGAACCTCTCCATCTCCTGCGATCACCGGGTCGTCGACGGCTATGACGCGGCAAGCTATGTCCAGGCGCTGAAGAAGCTGCTCGAAACGCCGGTGCTGATCTTCGCGGACTGA
- a CDS encoding transposase, with protein sequence MPLELDCPQTDAIDLDTLVDAVETVPWDVRDEDSFAAFGPHLKRLANDPKFLADIVRGELETRCAEQARHNRYGVQVVMLHRGEDFFVRANFWPSRDDSLMRSSGERAFFYDVPHDHNFSFLTVGYAGPGYRSDYYEYDYDSVAGYPGETAGLRLVQRSRLTPGRVLLYRAHRDIHCQLPPEAMSVSLNIIGTSPRSDWSDQYRFDPAENRVAGLLTTMPSAMLMRLTLGIGGAEGRALVHDFARRHPSDHVRFDALAATLEGVRDPAARRSILERGAGDTSRQLAGLCRDRLARLDAAFSPESED encoded by the coding sequence ATGCCGCTAGAACTCGACTGCCCGCAGACCGACGCGATCGATCTCGATACGCTGGTCGACGCGGTCGAAACCGTGCCCTGGGATGTTCGGGACGAGGACTCCTTCGCGGCTTTCGGCCCGCATCTGAAGCGGCTCGCCAACGATCCGAAATTTCTCGCCGATATCGTGCGGGGCGAGCTCGAGACCCGCTGCGCCGAGCAGGCGCGGCACAATCGCTATGGCGTCCAGGTGGTGATGCTCCACCGGGGCGAGGATTTTTTCGTGCGGGCCAATTTCTGGCCCTCGCGCGATGACAGCCTCATGCGGTCGAGCGGCGAGCGCGCGTTTTTCTACGACGTGCCGCACGATCACAATTTCAGCTTCCTGACCGTCGGTTATGCGGGCCCCGGCTATCGCAGCGATTACTACGAATATGACTATGATTCGGTGGCCGGCTATCCGGGCGAGACAGCCGGACTTCGTCTTGTCCAGCGATCGCGGCTGACCCCGGGGCGGGTGCTGCTCTACCGCGCGCACCGCGACATCCATTGCCAGCTGCCGCCCGAAGCCATGTCCGTCTCCCTCAACATCATCGGCACGTCGCCCCGGTCGGACTGGTCCGACCAATACCGGTTCGATCCCGCCGAAAACCGGGTCGCCGGACTTCTGACGACGATGCCGAGCGCGATGTTGATGCGGCTTACACTCGGTATCGGTGGGGCCGAGGGCCGCGCGCTGGTCCACGATTTCGCGCGCCGGCACCCGAGCGATCATGTCCGCTTCGATGCGCTTGCCGCGACGCTCGAAGGCGTTCGGGATCCGGCGGCGCGACGATCGATACTGGAGCGCGGCGCCGGCGATACCAGCCGCCAGCTTGCCGGGCTCTGCCGCGATCGGCTGGCGCGTCTCGATGCCGCTTTTTCCCCTGAATCGGAGGATTAG
- a CDS encoding winged helix-turn-helix domain-containing protein, translated as MDVARFEFGTDRLRINLLHRRVSFDGNAIALCPRELDLLTHLFLRCPFTVSRAELLRHVCNLSIDPGTNVIEVHLSRLRAKLREGGGTQLIETVRGQGYRLAIHD; from the coding sequence ATGGATGTCGCGCGTTTCGAATTCGGCACGGATCGTCTGCGCATCAACCTCCTCCATCGGCGGGTATCCTTTGACGGCAATGCCATCGCCCTGTGTCCGCGCGAGCTGGATTTGCTGACCCATCTGTTCCTGCGCTGTCCATTCACCGTTTCGCGGGCCGAGCTGCTGCGCCATGTCTGCAATCTCTCGATCGATCCGGGCACCAACGTCATCGAAGTCCATCTCTCGCGCCTGCGTGCCAAGCTGCGGGAGGGCGGCGGGACACAGCTGATCGAGACGGTGCGCGGGCAGGGATACCGGCTCGCGATACACGATTAG
- a CDS encoding TonB family protein has translation MGADSVGASGNRRPVAFISHHSSQVETARQLKKVLAINGVDGWMAPDDIDPGRPFDQAIIEQVRRSDLIILLFCSRSDQSRHVKRELMMAENGDKLIFPVRLENIDAEGLAYWLNDYQWIDWFDRRDDTIQRMIDTIKRLVRFGVADEQAAPAIAVVPPVETVEPPAQPAEAAEAEADEPDSVASEPPPDEPPPPSARADGEDTPAEPESESGLRVAPVGAGRGSGEAGDGGPPDRKPLVFGGAVVLALVLIALLYVFLAGGDAEEEAGRGILSPSVDCSDTGLASHAIICGSEALSARETELSDRYEAALAAAEGRDRIALQQGYAAYQARRDECRTAACIAAVYDAREGELAEYDIPVEQGPPVPPDEEGPAQPEPEAREADRPVETAPPARAPVEERPRQTTEERPTQPETRPAPQPDPPRRAETTPPQPIGNPAGWVRAADYPANILRNGEEGTSRYQVRVGANGIPTACFTIGSSGHFQLDARACNMVMSRARFQPARNAAGNPVPGLYTGSHRWRAPR, from the coding sequence ATGGGCGCTGACAGCGTGGGTGCGAGCGGTAACAGGCGGCCGGTCGCCTTTATCAGCCACCACAGCTCCCAGGTCGAAACGGCCCGCCAGCTCAAAAAGGTACTTGCGATCAACGGCGTCGACGGCTGGATGGCGCCGGACGATATCGATCCGGGCCGCCCGTTCGACCAGGCGATCATCGAACAGGTCCGGAGATCCGATCTCATCATCCTGCTCTTCTGCTCGCGATCGGACCAGTCGCGCCATGTGAAGCGTGAGCTGATGATGGCAGAGAATGGCGACAAGCTGATCTTCCCGGTCCGGCTCGAAAATATCGACGCCGAGGGGCTCGCCTATTGGCTGAACGACTATCAGTGGATCGACTGGTTCGACCGGCGCGACGATACGATCCAGCGGATGATCGACACGATCAAGCGGCTCGTTCGGTTCGGCGTCGCCGACGAACAGGCGGCCCCGGCGATAGCGGTCGTGCCGCCGGTGGAAACCGTCGAGCCCCCGGCCCAGCCCGCCGAAGCGGCCGAGGCGGAAGCCGACGAACCTGACTCCGTTGCAAGCGAGCCGCCTCCGGACGAACCGCCGCCGCCGTCTGCTCGGGCCGATGGCGAAGACACCCCTGCCGAGCCAGAGTCCGAAAGCGGACTGCGCGTTGCACCGGTCGGCGCCGGTCGCGGCAGCGGCGAAGCCGGCGATGGCGGGCCGCCGGACCGCAAGCCGCTCGTCTTCGGTGGCGCGGTCGTGTTGGCGCTGGTCCTGATCGCGCTCCTCTATGTCTTTCTCGCCGGCGGCGATGCGGAGGAAGAGGCCGGGCGCGGTATCCTGTCTCCCAGCGTGGATTGCTCCGATACCGGTCTGGCGAGCCATGCGATCATCTGCGGCAGCGAAGCACTGAGCGCGCGCGAAACCGAATTGTCGGACCGCTACGAGGCGGCGCTCGCCGCCGCCGAGGGCCGGGACCGGATCGCCTTGCAACAGGGCTATGCCGCCTATCAGGCCCGCCGGGACGAGTGCCGGACCGCGGCCTGCATCGCGGCGGTGTACGACGCGCGCGAAGGCGAACTGGCCGAATATGACATTCCGGTCGAACAGGGGCCGCCCGTACCGCCGGACGAGGAGGGCCCCGCCCAACCCGAACCGGAAGCGCGGGAGGCCGACAGGCCGGTCGAGACGGCGCCGCCGGCGCGCGCTCCCGTCGAAGAACGGCCGCGCCAAACCACCGAGGAACGCCCGACACAGCCCGAAACGCGGCCCGCGCCGCAGCCCGATCCCCCGCGCCGGGCCGAGACAACGCCGCCGCAGCCGATCGGCAATCCTGCTGGCTGGGTCCGGGCGGCCGACTATCCGGCCAATATCCTGCGCAACGGGGAAGAGGGGACGTCGCGCTATCAGGTGCGCGTCGGCGCCAACGGCATCCCGACGGCCTGTTTCACCATCGGCTCGAGCGGACATTTCCAGCTCGACGCCCGAGCCTGCAATATGGTCATGAGCCGCGCCCGCTTTCAGCCGGCCCGCAACGCGGCGGGCAATCCCGTACCGGGCCTCTATACCGGCAGCCATCGCTGGCGTGCGCCGCGATAG
- a CDS encoding aminotransferase, with protein sequence MNPVFADLPTTIFEEMSMRARETGAINLGQGFPDAGGPEDVRRAAADAVMSGNNQYPPMRGLPELRGAIADHYAAHQQLAVDSEREVVVTSGATEALAASILALVTAGDEVIIVQPAYDAYAPLVRQAGGIPRFVTTRPPGWTITAEMVETVITDRTRAIVLNSPHNPTATMLDGDELTLLADICVAHDLIAICDEVWEHLVFDDAAHRSLMTMPGMRERTVKIGSAGKIFSLTGWKVGWAIATPPVADAIAKAHQFLTFTTAPNLQTAVAYGLGKDHDYFTAMRAGYQRSRDRLATALGDSGFAVLPSAATYFLSVDLPASGIGIDDRDFAMRLVADAGVAVIPVSAFFESDPVTSIVRLCFAKADDVLDAAAERLAKARRTFG encoded by the coding sequence ATGAACCCGGTTTTCGCCGATCTGCCGACGACGATCTTCGAGGAGATGTCGATGCGCGCGCGGGAGACCGGCGCGATCAATCTCGGCCAGGGGTTTCCCGATGCCGGGGGGCCGGAGGATGTCCGCCGGGCCGCGGCCGACGCGGTCATGTCCGGCAACAATCAATATCCGCCGATGCGCGGCCTGCCCGAACTGCGCGGGGCGATCGCCGATCACTATGCCGCGCACCAGCAGCTCGCCGTCGACAGCGAGCGCGAGGTCGTCGTCACCTCCGGCGCGACCGAAGCGCTAGCGGCGTCGATCCTCGCCCTGGTGACCGCCGGCGACGAGGTGATTATCGTCCAGCCCGCCTATGACGCCTATGCCCCGCTGGTCCGGCAGGCGGGCGGTATCCCGCGCTTCGTGACGACCCGGCCGCCCGGCTGGACGATCACAGCCGAAATGGTGGAGACCGTCATTACCGACCGGACGCGGGCGATCGTCCTCAACAGCCCGCACAATCCGACGGCGACGATGCTCGATGGCGACGAGCTCACGCTGCTCGCCGATATCTGCGTGGCGCACGATCTGATCGCGATCTGCGACGAGGTCTGGGAACATCTGGTGTTCGACGATGCGGCCCACCGGTCGCTGATGACGATGCCCGGCATGCGCGAGCGGACGGTCAAGATCGGATCGGCGGGGAAGATCTTCTCGCTGACCGGCTGGAAGGTCGGCTGGGCGATCGCCACCCCGCCGGTCGCCGACGCCATCGCCAAGGCGCACCAGTTCCTGACCTTCACTACCGCACCCAATCTCCAGACGGCGGTCGCCTATGGCCTCGGCAAGGATCACGACTATTTCACCGCCATGCGCGCCGGCTATCAGCGTTCGCGCGACCGGCTGGCGACGGCGCTCGGCGATAGCGGTTTCGCAGTCCTGCCGAGCGCGGCGACCTATTTCCTCTCGGTCGACCTTCCCGCATCGGGGATCGGGATCGACGACCGGGATTTCGCGATGCGGCTCGTCGCGGACGCGGGCGTCGCCGTGATCCCGGTCTCGGCCTTTTTCGAAAGCGATCCGGTGACGAGCATCGTCCGGCTGTGCTTCGCCAAGGCGGACGATGTGCTCGATGCCGCGGCCGAACGGCTGGCGAAAGCGCGGAGAACGTTCGGCTAG
- a CDS encoding AI-2E family transporter, translating into MNDQASHNSFVRRSFAVLAIVVLAAVIYSLSRLLLLIFAAVVVAVILRAIARIFIRFGLPQGVSVTFAVIALFAILGSVSWIFGGLIVTQFTALVARIPEAIEATQNAFDSWGIDYDVRQASRDIGAQLSGLTTQAGSFALMSAGGALTNIILVLAGAVFFAAQPEIYRQGLVRIVPKNREELARETFDDIGRALGLWLRAQILSSIIVAVLIYIALSIIGVPSAAALAIIAGLLDFIPFIGPVIAGIPAVLVAFSVSPTMALWTLGVYVLIQQIQGNILQPIIQKRSVDLLPAVLLFAVVAAGILFGLLGVLLAAPLTVVGFVLVQRLYIEQVLKKEPKRPAGGTPPA; encoded by the coding sequence ATGAACGATCAGGCATCGCACAACAGCTTTGTACGGCGCAGCTTCGCGGTGCTGGCGATCGTCGTTCTTGCAGCGGTCATCTACTCGCTCAGCCGGCTGTTGCTGCTGATCTTCGCCGCGGTCGTCGTCGCGGTGATCCTGCGCGCCATCGCGCGGATATTCATCCGTTTCGGGCTGCCCCAGGGCGTTTCGGTCACCTTCGCCGTGATCGCCTTGTTCGCGATCCTCGGTTCGGTCAGCTGGATCTTCGGCGGGTTGATCGTCACCCAGTTCACCGCCCTCGTCGCCCGCATTCCCGAGGCGATCGAGGCGACCCAGAACGCATTCGACAGCTGGGGCATCGACTATGACGTGCGCCAGGCCAGCCGCGACATCGGCGCCCAGCTTTCCGGCCTGACGACGCAGGCGGGCAGCTTCGCCCTGATGTCGGCCGGCGGGGCGCTGACCAATATCATTCTCGTCCTCGCCGGCGCCGTCTTTTTCGCCGCACAACCGGAAATCTACCGGCAGGGGCTCGTACGGATCGTGCCCAAGAACCGGGAGGAGCTCGCACGCGAGACTTTCGACGATATCGGCCGCGCGCTCGGCCTGTGGCTGCGTGCGCAGATCCTCTCCTCGATCATCGTCGCCGTCCTCATCTATATCGCGCTGTCGATCATCGGCGTGCCGTCCGCCGCGGCGCTCGCGATCATCGCCGGCCTGCTCGACTTCATTCCGTTCATCGGCCCCGTGATCGCAGGCATTCCGGCGGTGCTCGTCGCGTTCAGCGTGAGCCCGACGATGGCACTATGGACGCTCGGCGTCTACGTCCTGATCCAGCAGATCCAGGGCAATATCCTCCAGCCGATCATCCAGAAACGCTCGGTCGACCTGTTGCCGGCCGTGCTGCTCTTCGCCGTCGTCGCGGCAGGCATATTGTTCGGCCTGCTCGGCGTCCTGCTGGCCGCGCCGCTCACCGTCGTCGGCTTCGTGCTCGTCCAGCGGCTCTATATCGAACAGGTGCTGAAGAAAGAGCCCAAACGGCCGGCCGGCGGCACGCCGCCCGCATGA
- the mobA gene encoding molybdenum cofactor guanylyltransferase yields MKLLGAVLAGGRSSRFGADKAETVWRGKALVDHALSQMREQCDTVVLCGRRRNGVTSLADRPTADEGPLGGLNAALAHAMENGFDAVLSIACDNARIPADLADRLSPGPAYAESQPVIGLWPVALAPRLDAWLADQPRRAMMAWVEHIGAAPVALPEPPPNINTPDDLRALADRAGDA; encoded by the coding sequence ATGAAGCTGCTCGGCGCCGTGCTGGCGGGCGGGCGATCGTCGCGGTTCGGCGCCGACAAGGCCGAGACTGTGTGGCGCGGTAAAGCGCTTGTCGATCATGCGCTGTCGCAAATGCGGGAGCAATGCGACACGGTGGTGCTGTGCGGGCGCCGGCGCAACGGCGTCACCTCGCTCGCCGACCGGCCGACGGCGGACGAGGGACCGCTCGGCGGGCTCAACGCGGCGCTCGCGCATGCCATGGAGAACGGGTTCGACGCCGTGCTGAGCATCGCCTGCGACAATGCGCGGATTCCGGCCGACCTCGCCGACCGCCTCTCCCCCGGACCCGCCTATGCGGAAAGCCAGCCTGTGATCGGACTGTGGCCGGTCGCTCTCGCGCCGCGGCTCGATGCATGGCTCGCGGACCAACCCCGCCGGGCGATGATGGCCTGGGTCGAGCATATCGGCGCGGCTCCGGTCGCGCTCCCCGAACCGCCGCCCAATATCAACACGCCGGACGACCTCAGGGCGCTCGCGGACCGCGCCGGAGACGCATGA
- the fghA gene encoding S-formylglutathione hydrolase, producing the protein METVSENRAFGGTQGFYTHDSAETGTEMRFSVFVPDHAAGAKLPVVWYLSGLTCTADNVTEKGEFRRTCAALGLIFVAPDTSPRGDAVPDDEAYDFGQGAGFYVDATEAPWSEHFRMRSYIETELPSLIAAQFPMADMTRQAITGHSMGGHGALTIALRNPDRFRSVSAFAPIVSPLHCPWGEKALGGYLGPDRAAWRAYDACALVEDGARVPEILVDQGDADQFLEEQLKPELLEQACRDTDIALTLTMRPGYDHSYYFISTFIDAHLHWHAERLA; encoded by the coding sequence ATGGAAACCGTTTCGGAAAACAGGGCCTTTGGCGGCACCCAGGGCTTCTACACCCATGACAGCGCGGAGACCGGCACGGAGATGCGTTTCTCGGTCTTCGTTCCCGATCATGCAGCGGGGGCGAAACTGCCGGTCGTCTGGTATCTGTCCGGGCTGACCTGCACCGCCGACAATGTCACCGAAAAGGGCGAGTTTCGCCGAACCTGCGCGGCGCTCGGCCTGATCTTCGTCGCGCCCGACACCTCGCCGCGCGGCGATGCCGTGCCCGACGACGAGGCCTATGATTTCGGCCAGGGCGCGGGTTTCTATGTCGACGCCACCGAAGCGCCCTGGTCCGAGCATTTCCGGATGCGCAGCTATATCGAGACCGAGCTGCCGTCGCTGATCGCCGCGCAATTCCCGATGGCCGACATGACGCGCCAGGCGATCACCGGCCATTCGATGGGCGGCCATGGCGCGCTGACGATCGCGCTCAGAAATCCCGATCGCTTCCGGAGCGTTTCGGCCTTTGCGCCGATCGTATCGCCGCTCCACTGCCCCTGGGGGGAAAAGGCGCTTGGCGGTTATCTCGGCCCGGACCGGGCAGCCTGGCGCGCCTATGACGCCTGCGCGCTGGTCGAAGACGGGGCGCGGGTGCCGGAAATCCTTGTCGACCAGGGCGATGCCGACCAGTTTCTCGAAGAACAGCTGAAACCGGAACTGCTCGAACAGGCCTGCCGGGATACCGATATCGCGCTGACGCTCACCATGCGGCCTGGCTACGATCACAGCTATTATTTCATCTCCACCTTCATCGACGCGCATCTGCACTGGCATGCCGAAAGGCTGGCATGA
- a CDS encoding alpha/beta fold hydrolase: MTLSTAPAAILAPYEGAKPPAPHWFEEALKRAPERHMLPRDAGDIEYFTWGQEGRPGLFLLHGGGAHGLWWAHIAPFFADEYRVVAMSMAGMGGSAWRESYAILEHADDMKAVAEAASLFATGKPIVAGHSFGGAPTATAAADPDAWVGRAFIIDSSLQMRHSPDNHERQQRERRYFGSIEEGLARFRFLPPQSCDNHYIADMIARDAMVEIEPGRWSWCFDPNGFGNTRRIETARKASAANCPLAVIYGDRSAIMDDEAMAHLHETMPDGTPFVAIPDSGHHVMVDQPLALVAAMRALLAG; encoded by the coding sequence ATGACCCTTTCCACCGCCCCCGCCGCCATCCTCGCTCCCTATGAAGGCGCGAAACCGCCGGCGCCGCACTGGTTCGAGGAGGCGCTGAAACGTGCGCCCGAACGGCACATGCTCCCGCGCGATGCCGGCGATATCGAATATTTCACCTGGGGGCAGGAAGGCCGGCCGGGTCTGTTCCTTTTGCATGGCGGCGGCGCCCATGGCCTGTGGTGGGCGCATATCGCCCCCTTTTTTGCGGACGAGTATCGGGTCGTCGCGATGTCGATGGCCGGCATGGGCGGATCGGCATGGCGCGAATCCTATGCGATCCTCGAACATGCCGACGACATGAAAGCCGTGGCCGAGGCGGCCAGCCTCTTCGCTACGGGCAAGCCGATCGTTGCCGGTCACAGCTTCGGCGGCGCGCCCACGGCGACGGCGGCGGCCGATCCCGACGCCTGGGTCGGCCGGGCCTTCATCATCGATTCCTCGCTCCAGATGCGCCACTCGCCCGACAATCACGAACGGCAGCAACGCGAACGCCGCTATTTCGGCAGTATCGAAGAGGGGCTCGCGCGGTTCCGCTTCCTGCCGCCGCAAAGCTGCGACAATCATTATATCGCCGACATGATCGCGCGCGATGCGATGGTCGAGATCGAACCGGGGCGCTGGAGCTGGTGCTTCGATCCCAACGGCTTCGGCAACACGCGGCGGATCGAGACCGCGCGCAAGGCGAGCGCCGCCAACTGCCCGCTTGCCGTGATCTATGGCGACCGCTCGGCGATTATGGACGATGAGGCGATGGCCCATCTGCACGAGACGATGCCGGACGGCACTCCCTTCGTCGCGATTCCCGACAGCGGCCACCATGTGATGGTCGACCAGCCGCTGGCGCTGGTCGCCGCGATGCGCGCGCTGCTCGCGGGCTGA
- a CDS encoding DNA-3-methyladenine glycosylase family protein yields the protein MGIGAAQLRKSIDALAEIEPAIGERLDAIGYPPPRIRDRGYATLLRTILGQQVSVASADAIWRKLSDALGDPANPAKLLAASDEALRGAGFSHQKTAYARSLADLVTTGGLDLGLLPDDDEDAIAALTAIKGIGRWSAEIYLLFAEGRPDIWPAGDLAVQIEIGKVLGWADRPSEQDIRDAAEPWRPHRGAAAIFAWHSYNTEVI from the coding sequence ATGGGAATCGGCGCGGCGCAGCTGCGAAAATCGATAGACGCGCTCGCCGAGATCGAACCGGCCATCGGCGAACGGCTCGATGCGATCGGCTATCCGCCGCCGCGCATTCGGGATCGGGGCTATGCGACTTTGCTGCGCACGATCCTCGGCCAGCAGGTCAGCGTCGCATCGGCCGACGCCATCTGGCGCAAGCTCTCCGATGCGCTGGGCGATCCGGCGAATCCCGCAAAACTGCTCGCGGCCAGCGACGAGGCGCTGCGCGGCGCCGGGTTCAGTCACCAGAAGACGGCCTATGCCCGCAGCCTCGCCGACCTCGTCACCACCGGCGGTCTCGATCTCGGGTTGCTGCCCGACGACGACGAAGACGCCATCGCCGCGCTGACGGCGATCAAGGGGATCGGCCGCTGGTCCGCAGAGATTTACCTGCTCTTCGCCGAAGGCCGGCCCGACATCTGGCCGGCCGGCGACCTCGCGGTTCAGATCGAGATCGGCAAGGTACTGGGCTGGGCCGACCGCCCGTCGGAACAGGATATCCGCGACGCCGCCGAACCGTGGCGCCCGCATCGCGGCGCGGCTGCGATATTCGCCTGGCACTCCTACAATACGGAAGTGATCTGA
- a CDS encoding 2Fe-2S iron-sulfur cluster-binding protein, whose translation MPKLIVVNRAGEETTVEADNGLTVMEVIRDNGFDELLALCGGCCSCATCHVHVDPKFADKLPEMDEDEDDLLESSDHRDENSRLSCQIPFEDELDGLKVTIAQED comes from the coding sequence ATGCCCAAGCTCATCGTCGTCAATCGCGCTGGCGAAGAAACCACCGTCGAAGCGGATAACGGCCTTACCGTGATGGAAGTGATCCGGGACAATGGCTTCGACGAGCTCCTCGCGCTGTGCGGCGGCTGCTGTTCCTGCGCGACCTGCCACGTCCATGTCGATCCGAAATTTGCGGACAAACTGCCCGAGATGGACGAGGACGAGGACGATCTCCTCGAAAGCTCCGATCATCGCGACGAGAATTCGCGGCTGTCCTGCCAGATCCCGTTCGAGGATGAGCTGGACGGCCTCAAGGTCACGATCGCCCAGGAAGATTAG